A window of Roseburia hominis A2-183 genomic DNA:
TTCGCAACTGTGTCTGCACTTGGAAACTCGGAAAGCAGGGCATAGACGGAAGCCATATGAAGTGTAGGAACGAGGTTTCCCAATTCGGGAAAAAGGATACAAACAAGTCTGGAAACGGAAGATTTCAGTTTTGCTCGTTCTCCAGCTAACGGAATATCCCACTGAAAAAGCGGTCGGCGAGGCGCAGCAGGAAAGCTGCCCCGACCGCTCTGCCAACAGCACTCCTTGCGGCAGGAGAGGATTGTGGCGATTCCGAAGTCAGTTCACGCGGAGCGCATCCAGCAGAATTTCAATGTGAATAATTTTGTTCTGTCTCCTGCGGATATGGTGCAGATTGGCTCCGATATCACTTCGGTTCCAGATTCACCGCCGGGCGGAAGAAAATCCACTGTAGTATCTGCTTTGCGCATATTAGGAGGACACGATTCTGGAGGCGTTTTCTTTTCCTTACACGGACAGATGATATTTTCCCATCCAGTCATTGAGCTGGATAAAATATGCCATAAGCTGGGGTCCCGCCATGAGCTGACCGAACCACGGTCTGCCAAGCTCCTTGGGAGCGGCGAGGAATGCCTTGGCTTTTTTTGGATCGATCAGCGGGTAGACCGGCGCGTTCGGATCGCTTATGATCCGGCGCAGGTGATCCGCGAGAAGCTTCTCGTAGCCCGGGTGGTAAGTCTTCGGGTACGGGCTTTTTTTTGCGGTGCAGCAGTTCTGCCGGAAGCAGATCCGCGCAGGCGTCGCGCAGCAGCGTTTTTTCCACGCCGTTCTGATACTTCATGCTCCACGGCACGTTGAAGACGTACTCCATGATGCGGTGGTCAGCAAAGGGAACGCGCGCTTCCAGACCGGAGTACATGCTGGTGCGGTCCATGCGGTCGAGGAGCGTCTGCATGAACCACTTGATATTCAGGTAGCCGACGGCACGCCTGCGGGCTTCCTCGGGCGATTCGCCGGGAAGCTTCGGGGAAGCACTTATAGTCTCTTCATAGCGGGCGCGCGAGTAACCGGCGAGATCCAGGCGGTCAGTCACGTCGCCGGACAGGAATGCGGCGCGCGCAGAGACATCGGCAGACCACGGAAAACCGTCACGGTTTAAAAGCTCCGGGCGGTAGAACCAGGGATAGCCGCCGAAGATTTCATCGGCACATTCTCCGGTCAGTGTGACTTTGTTGTGTCTGGCGACCAGAGAACAGAAGTAGAGCAGAGAGGCATCCACATCGGTCATGCCGGGAAGATCCCTGGCGTCGACCGCCGAAAAAAGTGCCTCATAAAGCGTGCTCTGGGAGCATTCCAGATAGGTGTGGTGCGTCTGGCAGTGGGCGAGCATGATGTTGACGTAGGGCAGATCGCGCTCGGGCTGAAAGGCGTTTGACTGGAAATATTTATCGTTTTCCGCAAAATCAAAAGAGAACGTATTTAGAGTCTGCCCGTCCTTTTGCATGCAGCCTGCGGCGATCGCGGTTACGATGGAAGAGTCGATGCCGCCGGAGAGAAAGGTGCAGACCGGGACGTCCGAGACCATCTGCCGCTTTACGGCATCGCGCACCAGATAAGAGACCATCTCCACCGTTTTTTCATAGGAATCGGTGTGCGGGGCGGCGGTAAGATCCCAGTAGCACACCTGCTTCGTGCCCTCCCGGGAGAAAATCTGATAATGACCGGGGAGAACCTCGTGCATGCCGGAAAAAATGCCGTTGCCGGGTGTGCGTGCCGGACCGATGGACAGAAGCTCCAACAGGCTGTTTTCATCGATGGTGGGCGTGATATCCGGGTGGCAGAAGAGCGCTTTTGGCTCGGAGCCAAAGACCAGTGTGCCGCCCGGGGTGCTGTAGAAGAGCGGTTTGGTACCGGCACGGTCACGGTACAAAAGCAGTTCACCGGTTCCGCCGTCCCAGATCGCAAAGGCAAAAATGCCGTTCAGGCGGCTGACAAAATCCCTCCCATAGTGCAGATAGGCGCAGAGAATGACTTCCGTGTCGGAAGTGGTGGAAAAAGTATACCCAGCGGCGAGAAGCGGCGGCAGCAGTTCGTCGGTGTTGTAGATCTCGCCATTGTAGACGATCGCGCAGGTGCGTTCCCCATCCTGCCGGATTATGGGCTGACTGCCGCCCGCAATATCGCGGATGCTGAGTCTGGCGTGGGAAAGCCCCACATGCGTGTCTAAATAGGTGCCGAAACTGTCGCTGCCGCGGTGGGCGAGCGCGTGATGCATGTCGGTGAGAATACGTTCCCAGAGGACGGGTTCCTTTTTAAAATTTTTAGAAAAGTCGCAGAAACCGGAGATTCCGCACATATAAAATACTCCTTTCATGGGAGAATGCGCCGGCAGGCTGCCGCACATTCAGATACTGGAATAGTGTATGCCGCGCAAACGGAAATTATGAGCCGGCAGAAAACGGGTACTTGCGCATCTCACGTAAACCGCTATAATAGAGAAGAATGTGAAAGGGTGAGAGATACTTATGAACGAGAAAAAGAACGAACTTCAGATGTCAGAGGCATTTCTGACCAGTATTTTTCTGGCGGTCTCCGGAGGATTTCAGGATGCCTATACCTATAATACGAGGGAGGAGGTCTTCTCCAATGCCCAGACCGGCAACGTGGTGCTGATGAGTCAGAATTTTATGGTGGGCAGATGGATGGACGGACTGCGCTATCTGTTCCCGTTGCTGGCGTTTGCGTTTGGCGTGTTTTTTGCGGAGCGCATACAGGGGCGTTTCAAATACGCGAAGCGGCTTCACTGGAGACAGGGAATTCTGCTGCTTGAGATTGTGATTTTATTTGCAGTGGGATTTATCCCGCAGGAATACAACATGGCGGCGACGGTGCTGGTGTCTTTTGCCTGCGCGATGCAGGTGCAGAC
This region includes:
- a CDS encoding YoaK family protein, producing the protein MNEKKNELQMSEAFLTSIFLAVSGGFQDAYTYNTREEVFSNAQTGNVVLMSQNFMVGRWMDGLRYLFPLLAFAFGVFFAERIQGRFKYAKRLHWRQGILLLEIVILFAVGFIPQEYNMAATVLVSFACAMQVQTFRKVNGYSYASTMCIGNLRSGTAAFSMYLRDKRPEQLRQSLYYFGIILFFAIGAGIGGNLSMRYGIHMIWVSVGCLLVSFFMMFSERVK